CTCTATTTCACCGCGGTGTCCTCGCGCCTCACCGCCGGCGAGGTCGAGTACATCGTCAAGGACGCGAACGCGAAAGTCCTGATCGCCGGCCACAGCCTCGCCAAGGTCGCCGTCGAGGTCGCGCCGCTGATCCCCGGCGTGACGCTCCTGATGGTCGGCGGCACGATCCCCGGCTACGCATCGTATGAAGACGAAACCGCGAAGATGCCGGCCACGCGCATCGCCGACGAGACCGCCGGCGCCGCGATGCTCTATTCCTCCGGCACGACGGGCCGGCCCAAGGGCGTGCGCCAGCCGCTCTCCGGCCTTGCCATCGACACACCGACGCCGCTGGCCGGCCTGGTCGCGATGCTCTACGGCATCAACGCGGAGTCGATTTATCTCTCCCCCGCGCCGCTCTATCACGCCGCGCCGTTGCATTATTCGATGACGGTGCAGCGCCTCGGCGCCACCGTCGTGGTGATGGAGCATTTCGACGCCGAGGCGGCGCTCGCGGCGATCGAGCGCTACAAGGCCAGCGCCAGCCAATGGGTGCCGACCATGTTCGTCCGCATGCTGAAGATGCCGGAGGACCAGCGCCTCAAATACGACGTGTCCTCGATGAAATCCGCGATCCACGCCGCCGCCCCCATCCCGATCGAGGTCAAGCGCAAGATGATCGACTGGTGGGGCCCGGTGCTGCACGAATACTATGCCGGCACCGAGGGCAACGGCATGTGCTACGTCAATTCCGCCGACTGGCTGGAGCATCCCGGCACGGTCGGCAAATCGCTGGTCTCTCCGGTCCATATCTGCGACGACGAAGGCAACGAGCTTCCGGCTGGCGAGGAAGGCACGATCTATTTCGCCTCCGCGGCGCAGTTCTCCTATCACAACGACCCGAAGAAGACGGCGGAGAGCCGCCATCCCCTGCATTCCGAATGGTCGACGCTGGGCGATGTCGGCAAGCTCGACGCCGACGGCTATCTCTACCTCACCGACCGCAAGGCGTTCATGATCATTTCCGGCGGCGTCAACATCTACCCGCAGGAAGCGGAGAACCTGCTGATCACCCATCCCAGGGTGGCCGATGTCGCGGTGATCGGCGTGCCGAACGAGGATTTCGGCGAAGAGGTGAAGGCGGTGGTCCAGCCGCTCGACTGGAAGGACGCGACGCCGGAATTCGCGCAGGAACTCATCGCCTATTGCCGCGCGCGGCTTTCCCCGATCAAATGCCCGCGGTCCGTCGATTTCGACCCGGAGCTGCCGCGCCATCCGACCGGCAAGCTCTACAAGAGGCTGATCCGGGACCGCTATTGGGGAAAACGCGAGTCGCGCATTGTCTGACGAAGAGGCCAAACCGGAAGACCCGTTCCAGCCGCTCGGCCGCGAAATGCGGCGCGAGGACTTCACGCCCGAGCGCGTGCGGCGCATCGCCGACGCCGCCATCGCGCGCGGCGGCATTCCCCTGATGTCGGAAGAGGCGCGCCGCGCCTCGCTCAACGTTATTCGGCGCAGCGTGCCGGAAGGCACCGATGCCTGGGTGTTCGGCTATGGCTCGCTGATGTGGAATCCCGCGATCACCGTCGCGCAGAGCGCGAAGGCGCATGTGCGCGGCTATCACCGGCTGTTCTGCATCGCCCAGCGCGTCGGGCGCGGCACGATGGAAAAGCCCGGCCTGACGCTCGGCATCGACCGCGGCGGCTCGGTCGCCGGCATCGCCCACCGCATCGCCGCCGCCGATGTCGAGAGCGAACTGTCGATCCTGTGGATGCGCGAGATGCTGTCGGGCGTCTATGAGCCGCGCTGGATCGGCGCCGATATCGAAAGCGAGGGCCGCACGCGCGTGCTGACCTTCGTCGTCAACCGCTATCATCCGCGCTATGAAGGCGCGCTGGCGCCGGAGGCGGCGGCGGAGCGCATCGCGCGGGCGCAAGGTCCGCTCGGCACCAACCGCGACTATCTCTACCGCACCGCGGCGCACCTGGCCGAACGCGGCATCGAGGACGGCCCGATCAAGAGCCTCGAAGCCCGCGTGCGCGCGCTCGCCAACGAACCGATCGGGGTTTGAACGTTGGTTCCTTCCCCGCCCCTTTATTCGTCATTGCCCGGCTTGTCCGGGCAATTCAATTTCTTCCCGCCGGAGAAATTGGATCGCCCGCATGAAGCGGGCGACGACGGTGCTGGTTTCAGAAACGTCACGACAGGAGAGTCAGAATGCAAACCGCAACCTTCGAGACCGTCGCCGCGCTTGCCGGCCAGGAGATCGGCGTATCCGACTGGGTGGAGATCACCCAGGAGCGCATCAATGCTTTCGCCGAGGCCACCGGCGACCACCAGTGGATCCATGTCGATGTCGAGCGCGCCAAGACCCAGATGCCCGGCGGCAAGACCATCGCGCATGGCTATCTCACCCTGTCGCTGATCCCCTGGCTGACCGGTGGCATGCTGCGGATCGACGGCGTGACGCGCGGCATCAATTACGGCTCGAACAAGGTGCGGTTCACCAACATGGTTCCGGTCGGCTCGAAGGTCCGCGCCCGCCAGAAGCTGATCAGCGCCGAGCCCAAGGCCGGCGGCATGCAGCTCATCAACGAGGTGACGATCGAGATCGAAGGCCAGACCCGCGCCGCCTGCATCGCCGAAACCATCAGCCTGATCTATAAATAGAGTTCCTGTTTCGTTCGCGACACGTGGCGACGCTTTTCGCACAGCTCCGCGATACATCCGAGCGATCCTGCTTCCTGCGGGGAGGATCGCTCGATGGATGTGGCACGCGGAGCCGCGGAGAACGCGGAGGTCATCCGGTCGCTGGACGACGTAACAGGTTTGATCGTCGATGCCTCATACCGGCTCCATGCCAGGCTTGGCCCTGGCCTTTTGGAGTCGGTGTATGAAGTCGTGCTGGCGCGCGATCTCGCGCGCCGCGGACTCCTCGTCGAGCGTCAGCACGCAGTTTCCTTCGAATATGACGGCCTCCAGTTCGACGACGCTTACCGTGTGGATATCTTGGTCAATCGTTGCGTTGTCGTCGAAATCAAGTCCGTCGAGCGTGCGCTGCCGGTCCACGCGAAGCAGTTGCTGACCTATCTCAGACTTTTGAATCTCTCGGTCGGATTGCTCGTCAATTTCGGTGCTCCAACGTTCAAGGAAGGCGTCCAACGGATCGTCAACCGGCTGCCTTCCTCCGCGTCTCCGCGGCTCCGCGTGAATCAAACACCGGCGTGGGTTTCGATCACGCGCCCCGGAAATGCGACGCCACCGTCCATACGCCGATGGCGATGAAGCCCAGTCCCGCGATCAGCTTCAGCGGAATGAAGGTCAGGTAGCGCTCGGCCATCGTGCCGAGCGCGACCGCGATGGCGGTGGACAGCACCAGCGCCGTCGCGGCGGCGAAGAACACCGGCCAGGCGGAATTCTTCTCGTCGCTGGCGAACAAAAGGGTTGCAAGCTGGGTCTTGTCGCCGAGCTCCGCCAGGAAGACGGTCGAGAAGATGACGAAGAGTTCGCGCATGACGGGCCCGCCTCGGTTGCGTGGCCTTTCTGCCCCATCGCGCGCGCAAACCCAACCGGTTTGGCGATGCCGCCGGTCTCCAAAATTCTAACAACAAAATGAGGTGTCATGGCCCGCGACTGCGGGCCACCCAGGTGACATCTGCTCCAGTGGAGCGGGTTCACCTGGGTCCGCCGCATTCGCGGCGGATGACACCTGTGATGTAATCAACTGAATTGCGCGCCTACCGCCGCGCCTTTTTCGTCTTGCGCGCGGCCTTCTTCCCGACCTTTTTCTTCGTGATCTTCTTCACGGCCTTCCGCGCTGGTGTCTTCTTCTTGGCTTTCTTCTTGACCGTCTTCGTCGCGGCCTTTTTGGCGGTCTTCGGCTTTGCCGCCTTCTTCTTAGCCGGTGTCCCGCCCGCCTTCGCCGGCCCCTTCGGGATCGCCGACCAGTCGACCGACTTCACCGCCGCCACGCCCGCCGGCAGCGGCAGGTCGGCGAACATGTAGCGGTCGCGCAGCCGGATGCTCGTCTTGTCGTAGTAGGCCTTCCACCATGGCGCGCCGGCGCCGGGCATCGCCGGATACCAGAGGCACAGCGGCTTCACGACGGTCGCCGCCGCCATGTGCTTGCGGAAGGAGTAGTGATCGAACAGCTTGACCGCCTCGATCATGTAGAGCCCCGCGATCACCGGATCGTGGATCTGGATCAGGTTGTCGCCATTGGCCTTCTCGCCGCCCGCCGCGAGATTGGACGAGCCGGTGAAGACGAGCGGCTTGGCGTCGTTGAAATCCACCACGATGAACTTGTGATGGATGTGCATGCCGGGCCCGCCATTCCATTCCTTCTTGAACGGCTCGGGCACCTTGTCCTTGAGGAAGGCGAAGGGCGTCACGTCGCCCATCTGGCCGTCGGCGTTCTGCACCGCAAGGCCGGTCGCGGTCTCCACCGTGCCGTAGGAGAAGATCGTCGGCGCGCCCGCGATCACGCGCAGCGAATCCAGCACCGAACCGCCGCCCGACGGCGCCATCACGGCGAACAGCACCGAGCTCTTGGCGGCGCGGATCGCGTCGCTCACCGGCCCCAGCGAAATCGCGTCGTCCTTGTGCGGCGACAGCGCCACCGAGGATTGCGGCAACGCCGCGCTGTCCGCGGCGCTGATCGTGTTGTAGCCTTGGGCGATCGCCGCCTTGGTGAAGGCGCCGGTCTGGACGTCGCCGGCCCAGGCCGCGTCGAACGCATCGGCGAAATAGCCCGCCGTCGTCGCGTCATCGGCCACCATGATGTTGTTGGCCTGGATATAGAGCCCGCGCAGCGAGAAATTCATCGAGCCGAACAGGACCTTCTGCGCCTTGCCGCTGGCATCGCGCTTGACGATCACCTTGTTGTGCTGGAAGCGCGAGAAGTGCCCCTGCTTGACGTTGGCCGCGCCGGCCGCGGCCTTGAGCATCTTGGCGACGTCGATCTCCACCGCGCCGGCCTTGGTGTGCAGCGGGGCGTTGTCGAGGATGGCGCGCAGCCGGCCCTCCGTGCCCCAGCCGCAGAACGCCTTGATGACGTCCGGCTCGTCGATGTCGTAGACCAGGATGTCGATCTTCGCGGTCCTGTCGGCGTCGCATTCGGCGATGAAGTCGAACAGGTGCTTGCGCGCGTCGGCGCCGAGCCAGACATATTGCGGCACATAGGGCTTGGTGTCGAAGTCCGCTGTTTTCTTCTTCGGCCGGATATCCTTGTTCTGGAATTTGTCGACATAGGCCTGCGAGGACGCATAGCCACGCGTGAACGCGACGCTGAAATTGCCGTGCGCCGGTCCCGGTGGCTGGACCGTGACGCTGGCGCTCGGCCCGTCGGTCATCGCCGGCCCGCCGCCGCTGAAATACTTCGCCACCACGCGATAAGTTATGGCCGACGTGAAATCCTGCGCCAGCACATCGACCCAGCGGAATTTCTGGAACGGCGCCTGGTCGGAGGGCGTCCATTCGCGCTCCTCCGGCGTGGTGTCCTTGGTGACGGCGGCGGTGAAGTTCAGCCGGTTGGGAATGGCGATCTCGGCCGCGCCGCCCACCTTGCGGTAGATGGCGAAGCCCGCGAGGTTCTTCGACTGGGTGTCGACCGCGCCGTCGGCCAGCGACATGGCGATCAGCACGGCATTGTCGCCCGGATAGGCGGTGACGGTCAGCGGACCCGACGTGATGGTGACCTGGCCGGTGGCGCCCATGGAAACCTCCCTCTCGCCGATGCGGACGCGCAGCCGCGTGCCGGAGCGGGCGATGATCGACGCGATGTACGACAGAGATGTTTCGCGAGAACGCCGCGAGGAACGGCGAGACTATGTCTCGCCGCGCGCGTCGTCAAACGCGCGGCCGGGCATCCAAGCCGGAACGAAAGGTGTAAGCTCACGTTCCTGCGATAAGCCGAAACGGGGAAGCCATGCGTATCCTGAAATGGATCGGAATTTGCCTGGTGGTCGTGATCGCGGCCGGCGCCGTGCTGCTGTGGACGGCCGGCGACACCGCGAAACTGCCCGCTTTGGCCGGCTATGGGCCGAGGCCCGAACTGCCGGCGCCGCATCCGACGCTGATCCCGACCATCAATCAGGCCAAGGGCGTCGGCTGGCCCGCCGGCGCCAGGCCCACGCCGGCAGCGGGTCTCGCCGTCGCCGCCTTCGCCGACAAGCTCAACCATCCGCGCTGGCTTTATGTTCTGCCGAACGGTGACGTGCTGGTGGCCGAGACCAATTCCCCGCCCAAGCCGGACGACGCGAAGGGCATACGCGGCTTCGTCGCCGGAATCATCATGGGCGGCGCCGGCGCCGGCACGGCAAGCCCCAACCGCATTATCCTTTTGCGCGACACGAACGGCGACGGCGTCGCCGACCAGCGCTTCGTCTTCCTCTCGGGCCTCAATTCGCCTTTCGGCATGACGCTCATCGGCAACGATTTCTACGTCGCCGACACCGACGCGGTGCTGCGCTTTCCGTATCATGCGGGCGACACGGCGATTGCCGACAAGGGCACGAAGATCGTCGATCTGCCGGCCGGCACGATCAACCATCACTGGACCAAGAACGTCATCGCCAGCCGCGACGGCACCAGGCTCTATGTCACGGTCGGCTCGAACTCCAATGTCGGCGAGAACGGCATCGCAGCCGAGGCCGGCCGCGCCGCGATCTGGGAGGTCGACCTGAAGACCGGCGGGCATCGCGTCTTCGCCTCCGGCATCCGCAATCCCAACGGCATGGACTGGCTGCCCGGCGCCGACACGCTCTGGGTCACGGTCAACGAGCGCGACGAGATCGGCAGCGATCTCGTCCCCGACTACATGACGAGCGTGAAGGATGGCGGCTTCTATGGCTGGCCCTACAGCTATTACGGCCAGCACGTCGATGCGCGCATGCAGCCCCAGCGCCCCGACCTGGTGGCAAAGGCGATCGCGCCGGACTACGCGCTCGGCGCCCACACCGCCTCGCTGGGCCTGGTGTTCTCCGACGCGGCGAAACTCGGGCCGGACTACGCCCATGGCATCTTCATCGGCCAGCACGGTTCCTGGAACCGGAACCCGCGCGCCGGCTATCGCGTGATCTTCGTGCCCTTTACGGGCGCCAAGCCGAGCGGCGAGCCGAAGGAGGTCCTGACCGGCTTCCTGTCGCCCGGCGGCGAGGCCCAGGGCCGCCCGGTCGGGGTGGCGATCGACAAGTCCGGCGCCCTGCTGGTGGCCGACGATGTCGGCGACACGGTGTGGCGGGTGACCCGGAAGGCCCCCTGACGTTCGGTTCGGAAATTCACACCCATGGTGTCATCCGCCGCGAATGCGGCGGACCCAGGTGACGCCTGTGGGGTAAGGCGTCACCTGGGTGGCCCGCATTCGCGGGCCATGACACCTTTTTGCTTGGCGAGCGTCCGTCCCGATTAGGTTCGCCCGGGGTCGTAAGGCCGGTTGCGGCCCCCAAACGCCCTCTATATAAGGTCGCCTCCCGCGCCGGGGCCCCCTGGGCCCAGGCGAAAAGAATGAGGCGCTGCCCGGCGCCAGACCGGCATCGGAGAGTAGCTCAGCCTGGTAGAGCACTAGCTTCGGGAGCTAGGGGCCGGAGGTTCGAATCCTCTCTCTCCGACCATCCGCCTTCGCTGCGCTACGGCGTGATTGGGGTGTGGCCCGGTCCTGCGGCGCAGCGAAGGCGGATGCCACGCCGTGGCCGTCCGTAGCGACAGCGTATGGACGGGCGAAGGCGGGCCGTTGCCCGTCCTTCGCTTGGAGTGCCCCCTCCACGAGGCTGAAAGCAGTTTCCGCTGAAAACTTTCCATGAACAGCCGAATGCGCGGAAATTGGAACCGATTGAGTTGAATGGCGTTCTACTCACGGCGAGATGGGCGTGGGGGAATGTGTGGCCGCCAATCGATGGATTTTGCTGGCGGCGGTACCGCTCTTCCTGGTCCTCGCCGGCGTGGTCTATCTGACGGCCGCCTTCGCCGAGAACGAGCGCCAGGAACAGGGCTGGATCGTCCACACCTATCAAGTGATCGATTCGCTGCGGGCCGTCCTCGCCGACGCCGCCGACGCCGAGACCGGTGAGCGCGGCTATCTGCTGACCCACAAGGCCATCTATCTCCAGCCGTTCCACGCCGCCAAATTGCGGACCGCCCGCGACCTCGACCGCTTCGACGCCCTGACGCGCGACAATCCCGAGCAGCAGACACGCGCCCGCAGCCTGCGCGGCCTCGTCGAAGGACGGCTGCGCCTGCTCGACCGCGTGATCGCGCTCAACGCCACCGTGGCGGTGTCGCCCGCCATGATGGCGCTGATGGACCGGGGCAAGGCCGCGATGGATTCGGTGCGCCTCATCATTTCCGCCGGCCTCGCGGAGGAGCAGCATCTGCTCGCCCAGCGCATCCAGAACCGCCGCGACGTCGAGCGGATGGAGATCCTGAGCGCCGTCCTCGCGGTCATCGTCGCCCTGATCGTCCTGCTCATCGCCGCCGGCATGCTGGTGCGCAACAACATGCGTCTGGAGGTCAGCGAGGCGATCCGCCGCCGCCAGGCCAGCATCCTGCAGGCGACGCTCGACAACATCCGCGACGGCATCCTGGTGTTCGACGAGGCCGATCGCGTCGCCGCGTTCAACAACGTGTTCTTCCGCCTGATGGACTTTCCCGAGCGGCTGGCCGCCATCGGCGCCGCGCTCGACACCTTCAAGCAGTTCGACGCCGCCCAGTCGCGCCGCGCCTTCTCCGAAGTCGTCATCGCCCCCGGCGGCGAGAACCGCTATGAGCGTTTCGCGCGTGCCGAGCGCGACCTCGACGTCTATCGCGCCGCCGTGCCGGGCGCCGGTTTCCTGGTCGCCGCCGCCGACGTCACCGCCCGCGTCCGCGCCGAGGCCGCGGTGCGCCAGTCGCAGAAGATGGAAGCGGTCGGCCAGCTCACCGGCGGCGTGGCGCACGATTTCAACAACCTGCTGCAGATCATCAGCGCCAATCTCGACCTCGCGGCGGCCGATGCGCGCGCCGATCCCAAGACCGCCGAGCGGTTGCAGAACGCGATCTCCGCCGTCGAGCGCGGCTCGCGCCTGACCGCCCAGCTCCTCGCCTTCGCGCGGCGCCAGGCGCTCGATCCGCGCTCGACCAATCTGGGGCGGCTGCTCCACGACATGACCGACCTCTTGCGCCGCACGCTGGGCGAGCGCGTCGAGATCGAATCGATCGTCTCGGGCGGGCTGTGGAACACCCTGGTCGATCCCTCCCAGGTCGAGAACGCAATCCTCAACCTCGCGATCAACGCCCGCGACGCGATGCCGGACGGCGGCAAGCTGACCATCGAACTCGCCAACGCCTATCTCGACGACAGCTACGCCGCCCAGCATGCCGAGGTCACGGCCGGCCAATACGTCATGCTCGGCGTCAGCGACACCGGCACCGGCATGCCGCCGGAGGTCGTGGCGCGGGTGTTCGATCCCTTCTTCACCACCAAGCCGGAAGGCAAGGGCACCGGCCTCGGCCTCAGCCAGGTCTACGGCTTCGTCAAGCAGTCGGGCGGGCATGTGAAGATCTACAGCGAGCCGGGGCAGGGCACGACGGTGAAGATCTACCTGCCGCGCACCAGGAAGCCGCAGGAGGGCCTCGATCCGGTGTCGATGGCCGATGTCGTCGGCGGCAGCGAGACCATCCTGGTGGTGGAGGACGATGCCGGCGTCCGCGCCGCCGTGGTCGATATCCTGGCCGATCTCGGTTACGCCGTGCTCAAGGCCGAAAGCGCCGAGCAGGGCCTGGCGGTGATCGCCAGCGGCGCGCGCGTCGATCTTCTGTTCACCGATGTCGTGATGCCGGGCCCGCTCAACACCCGCGAATTCGCCCGCCGCGCGCAGGAGCTGCGCCCCGGCCTCAAAGTGCTCTACACCTCCGGCTACACGCAGAACGCCATCGTCCACAATGGCCGCCTCGACGACGACGCGCATCTGTTGTCCAAGCCCTATCGCAAGGACGACCTGGCGCGGAAGATCCGCGGCCTGCTCGACGACGTGGCCGAGCCCGCTCCCGCCGCACCCGCGACTCCGCGCAAGGTACTGGTGGTGGAGGATGTCGGCCTGATCCGCATGACGACGGTGGACATGGCGCAGGAGCTCGGCTTCGACACCGCCGAGGCCGGCGACGGCGCCGAGGCGCTGGACATCCTGCGCAGCGATCCGGCGATCGAGATCCTGCTCACCGATCTCGGCCTTCCCGGCATGAACGGCCGCCAGTTGATGGCGGAGGCGCGGCGCCTGCTTCCGAACCTGAAGATCGTCATCGCCAGCGGCTATTCGACGGAGCCCGAGGCCGGCGGCATCCCCTCCGGCGCCATCATCCTCACCAAGCCTTTCGACCTCGGCGCCCTGAAGCGGGCGCTCGAAAGCGTGTAGGATGCGCCGCCCGCGAAGGACCACGCCTTGACCAAGGAAGAACTGAGCGCCTGGGCGCTCGCCAATGGCTGGCAGACGATCGGCGGCCATCTCAGCCTGACCAAGCCGTCCCGGCCGTCGGAGGCGATCGTGCGGCTGGTGCTGAAGGGCACGGTGGTCCAGCTCGAGATCAAGAAGCCCGCCGGCAAATGGGAGAAGATCAAGAGCGTCGCCTATGGCGCCATCGAGCCCGATCCCGAGACCGGCCTGCCGCGCGGCCTGGGCTTGGACACCATCGCCGGCTTCTCCAGCCTGATCCAGGACAACAAGCTGCGCGCCGTGTTCGCGAAAAAGCCGGACGCCGGCTGAGCGGCGTAGAGCAAGTTGATTTCAGGCTGATTTATTCCTGTTGGTGTCATGGCCCGCGAATGCGGGCCACCCAGGTGAAATTTGCTGCGGTAGTGCAGATTTCAGCTGGGTCCGCCGCATTCGCGGCGGACGACACCGAGTGGTGCAGTGCTCTGCTCTCCAAAGAAAAAGCCCGCGGGGTTTCCCCTGCGGGCTTTTCTTCGTTCGATCGGTACTTACGCGATCACGGATTCAGCACGTCCGGGATGCTGTAGGTCAGCGTCGCCACCACGCCGGTCGTGCAGATCGTGTTGCTGACCGCGCCGGAGAACATGTAGAAGCTGCAACCCACCTTATCCAGATCCGTGCCGTTGGCGCGCACGTCGAGCGCCCAGTGGCGGTAGGTCGCCGTCAGGCCGATGTCGAAATGCGTGTAGTCGGTCGGCGCCGCGTCGACCCACTGATGGCCGACATTGCCGCTGATCGACAGCCAGTCGGTGAGCGGATAGGACGCCGTGCCCTCGATATAGCCGCCGGTGCCGCCGCCCAGGCTGAACTCCGGCGAAACCGCGCCGGTCGCCGTCAGCGCCAGGTTGCCGAAGCTGTGCGAGAGCTGGAAGATGCCTTCGAAAAAGCTGGCCTTCTTCGGTCCCAGGAACAGCTTGTTGGCGTCCGGATAGGAGTAGTAATAGGCCTCGACGTTCAGGTCGGTGCCGTCGAGATCGAAGTGCTTGCCGCCATAGATGTCGAGCTCGTAGGACGGGTTGCCGCCGACGATCGGCAGGCCCAGCCAGTCGATCTTCGAGGTCCACACGCCGGCATAGAAGCCGTCCGGACCGCTCCAGTTGACCGACGCCTGCGGCGCGAACTGGCTGTTGTTCTGGGAAATGCCGCGGAAGCGATAGTCGCTCTGCACATCGACATAGGCCGAGAGCGTACCCCAATCGTCGTCGGCGAAGGCCGGAACGGTCGTTGCCGCAAGGCCGGCAAGGCTCACGGCGCCCAGCAGCAGTTTCGTGGAAAGATTCTTCATATTCAGCCCTCTCGTTAGCGGCAAATCTCGCGCACGCACTAGCAACGCCGCGCCGGGATCGACTTTTGTGACCGGCGCGTAAAATTTCAATACGAAGACAGCATGTGTACGCACGTTTCGTGCGCTGGAGCGCCGGTTTCAGGGGGGCGTTGTTGCGGCGCAACACATGATTGCTCGAAAGCTGAGCAGAAAGCCGCCCAATTGGGCTTAGCGGCGGGCTCCGGGCAGCGCCAGATGGATGCCGCCGTCGGAAAGCAGCATTTCGCCGGTGATGTTGCCGGATTCGGGGCCGGCGAAGAACAGCACGGTCTTGGCGATTTCGGCGCCGTCGGCGAGGCGCTGCAGCGGGTTGCGCTTGCCCTCGGCCTCCGCGATCCGCTCGGCGGTTTCCTTGCCGAACTGCTTGACGAACCAGTTGGTGTCGACATAGCCGGGGCACACGGCGTTCACCCGCACTTCGGGGGCCAAAGCGCGCGCCAGCGACAGCGTCATCGTGTTGAGCGCGCCTTTCGAGGCGGCATAGGCGACCGAGGATCCGATGCCCGCGATGCCGGCGATCGAGGAGACGTTGACCACCGAACCGGCCCCATGGGCCCGCAAGCCGGGCAGGCAGGCGCGGATCATCTGGAACGGACCGATCACGTTGACCGCGTAGAGGCGCTGGAAATCCTCCGCGCTCAGCGAATCGAGATCGGCGTGGTTGGTGACGAATTTCGTCGTCCCCGCATTGTTGACCAGGATGTCGATGCGGCCCCAGGCCTCGGTGGCGGCCTGTGCCAGCCTGGCGCAATCCTCGTCCTTCGCTACGTCGCCCTGGACCAGGCGGGCCTGGGCGCCTTCCTTCTCGACCGCCTCGGCGGTCTGGCGGGCTTCCGCCTCGCTTCTGGTGTAGTTGACCACGATATTGGCGCCGCGCCGGGCGAGCCCCAGGGCCACCGCGGCCCCGATTCCGGTCGCGGAACCTGTGACAATTGCGACTTTGCCGGCCAAATCGCCTTGTTCCATGTGCCATTTCCCCGTCATG
Above is a window of Rhizomicrobium sp. DNA encoding:
- a CDS encoding glucose 1-dehydrogenase is translated as MAAPWRDRGAVLRSGAVQHRNMTGKWHMEQGDLAGKVAIVTGSATGIGAAVALGLARRGANIVVNYTRSEAEARQTAEAVEKEGAQARLVQGDVAKDEDCARLAQAATEAWGRIDILVNNAGTTKFVTNHADLDSLSAEDFQRLYAVNVIGPFQMIRACLPGLRAHGAGSVVNVSSIAGIAGIGSSVAYAASKGALNTMTLSLARALAPEVRVNAVCPGYVDTNWFVKQFGKETAERIAEAEGKRNPLQRLADGAEIAKTVLFFAGPESGNITGEMLLSDGGIHLALPGARR
- a CDS encoding CHASE3 domain-containing protein → MAANRWILLAAVPLFLVLAGVVYLTAAFAENERQEQGWIVHTYQVIDSLRAVLADAADAETGERGYLLTHKAIYLQPFHAAKLRTARDLDRFDALTRDNPEQQTRARSLRGLVEGRLRLLDRVIALNATVAVSPAMMALMDRGKAAMDSVRLIISAGLAEEQHLLAQRIQNRRDVERMEILSAVLAVIVALIVLLIAAGMLVRNNMRLEVSEAIRRRQASILQATLDNIRDGILVFDEADRVAAFNNVFFRLMDFPERLAAIGAALDTFKQFDAAQSRRAFSEVVIAPGGENRYERFARAERDLDVYRAAVPGAGFLVAAADVTARVRAEAAVRQSQKMEAVGQLTGGVAHDFNNLLQIISANLDLAAADARADPKTAERLQNAISAVERGSRLTAQLLAFARRQALDPRSTNLGRLLHDMTDLLRRTLGERVEIESIVSGGLWNTLVDPSQVENAILNLAINARDAMPDGGKLTIELANAYLDDSYAAQHAEVTAGQYVMLGVSDTGTGMPPEVVARVFDPFFTTKPEGKGTGLGLSQVYGFVKQSGGHVKIYSEPGQGTTVKIYLPRTRKPQEGLDPVSMADVVGGSETILVVEDDAGVRAAVVDILADLGYAVLKAESAEQGLAVIASGARVDLLFTDVVMPGPLNTREFARRAQELRPGLKVLYTSGYTQNAIVHNGRLDDDAHLLSKPYRKDDLARKIRGLLDDVAEPAPAAPATPRKVLVVEDVGLIRMTTVDMAQELGFDTAEAGDGAEALDILRSDPAIEILLTDLGLPGMNGRQLMAEARRLLPNLKIVIASGYSTEPEAGGIPSGAIILTKPFDLGALKRALESV
- a CDS encoding TorF family putative porin, with amino-acid sequence MKNLSTKLLLGAVSLAGLAATTVPAFADDDWGTLSAYVDVQSDYRFRGISQNNSQFAPQASVNWSGPDGFYAGVWTSKIDWLGLPIVGGNPSYELDIYGGKHFDLDGTDLNVEAYYYSYPDANKLFLGPKKASFFEGIFQLSHSFGNLALTATGAVSPEFSLGGGTGGYIEGTASYPLTDWLSISGNVGHQWVDAAPTDYTHFDIGLTATYRHWALDVRANGTDLDKVGCSFYMFSGAVSNTICTTGVVATLTYSIPDVLNP